A single window of Desulfobacterales bacterium DNA harbors:
- the rpsI gene encoding 30S ribosomal protein S9: MAEQRHYATGKRKNAVARVWVKPGNGRIVVNKKSVEDYFGAGYTRQKVEKPFATTETETQFDVVATLRGGGKAAQAEALRHGISRALLEVNPEFRLTLKKAGLLTRDPRTKERKKYGQKGARAKFQFSKR; encoded by the coding sequence ATGGCTGAACAGAGGCATTACGCGACCGGGAAGAGAAAGAACGCCGTGGCCCGGGTCTGGGTTAAACCGGGCAATGGCCGGATTGTCGTTAACAAGAAATCCGTTGAGGACTATTTCGGCGCCGGCTACACCCGGCAGAAGGTGGAGAAACCCTTTGCCACCACTGAAACCGAGACCCAGTTCGATGTGGTCGCCACCCTGCGCGGCGGCGGCAAGGCGGCCCAGGCCGAGGCCCTGCGCCACGGGATTTCCCGGGCCCTGCTCGAAGTCAACCCTGAGTTCCGGCTGACCCTGAAAAAGGCCGGCCTGCTGACCCGCGACCCGCGTACCAAGGAACGGAAGAAGTACGGCCAGAAGGGGGCCAGGGCAAAGTTCCAGTTTTCCAAGCGCTAA